The Cuculus canorus isolate bCucCan1 chromosome 12, bCucCan1.pri, whole genome shotgun sequence DNA segment GCTGTGTGgatctcatgaggttcaacaaggccaaggtcttacacctgggtcggggcaatccgcAGTTCAGGATGTGGggtgatgtgactgagagcagccttgcagagaaagacttggggtgctgattgatgagaagctcaatatgagtcggcagtgtgcacttgcagcccagaaagccaaccgtcTCCTGGGCTGTATCTAAAGAAACGCAGCTAGCCGGGCGAGGGAGAGGATTatgcccctctgttcctctcttgtgagacctcagctggagtattgtgtccagttctggaatcctcaacataaaaaggagagagatggaactgttggaacgtgtccagaggagggctacaaaaatgatcagagggctggagcacctcctatacaaggacaggctgagagagttggggtggttcatCATgagagagaaggctgtgagaagaccttatagcgaccttccagtacctgaagggggctgcaagaaagctggggagggactttgtacaaagtcatggagtgataggacgagggggaatggctttaaatcggagagcgggagatttagactagacatagggaggaaattcttcacagtgagagtggcgaggccctggcccagattgcccggggaagttgtggatgcgCTGTCCCCAGAgacgttcaaggccaggttggatgaggccctgagcagcttgatccagtggCACGTGTgcctgaccatggcaggggggttggaactggatgatccttaaggtcctttccaactcaaaccatcctatgattgTATGATCAGACCCAGCCAGCACAGGTTAATGAAgagcaggtcctgcttgaccatcctgatctccttctgtgaCCAGGTGACCCGTCTGGTGGATGTGGGGAAGGTTATAAACGTCCAGGCTGTCTgcctggactttagtaaagcctttgatgctGTCTCCCACACCGTTCTCCTAGAGAAGctagcaaggaaaaaaaactggcaggatggccaagcccagagagttgtggtaaatggagctaaatTCAGTTGGCGACTCTCCTTGTAACCAGCCTCTGGGTGTTTTTCCTGGCACTTTCTGCTGAGCTGAGGTACATTTCAACGTGTTTGGACCACTAGCTGCtgctgtagcactgcacagaaCCTCCGTTACTCTTCAAACCTGCACTGGAGAGCTGAtgtatattttcctgtttggttTCAGGACCATCATCCATCTCAGCCAAACCAGAGTGGATTACATGGGATTTATTTGCGAGCCTTCTGCACAGGTCTTGATTCAGTGCTGCAGCCATATCGTCAAGCACTGCTTGACCTAGAACAAGAGGTAAATGAGAGAGACTTGAAACAAGAGGCTGTCCTGCTGCTGACAGACTATGGAAAGTTGTCATTTTTCCAATTAATATGCTAAATAGTAGTAGACAAAGAGGAGATGGTGTGATTTCCTTTCTATGTCACGGATATCTTCCAGATTATTCCTGTGAGATGCCATTGTAAATGACTCTTCATTCTAATTACTATTAATTCCCCTTTACCTTCAGTTCAGTCAGTGACCCATGCACCTTGGAGTCTGGGGTTGGCTCAGACTGTTGCGGCTTCCATTTTCAGTTGTAAAGTTTTAGATTGATCTTCACTAGGTCAGCAGCTGTCATGTCCTAGGTGCTGTCACCTTCTGGTGGTTGTTAGAGCCTAAAATGGGACACAGTCCAGAAATACATGGAGGGCTAAAAAAAAGCTGTGGGAACTAAAGGTTTGGAATATAGACCCAAACGTACTTTATGACCTATCCATAccttattttgattttcattaatTGCTTGTTGTTCTTGCAGTTTCTGGCCGACCCACATCTTTCCATCTCGCATGTTAATTATTCCTTGGACCAGGTATGTCATGTTAATAAACAAGTAATGCTCTTTGGTTACTCTTATCACTCCTTGAGTCTAATAAGAAAGTGGGTGGGATAAGTAAGGGTTTGCCTGTCACGTCATCCATTCCTTTTTAACGCCTCTACATTTGTAGTCCCTTAATTGTGCTCAGAGAATCACTTGTGCTTTGACTCGAAGCTTAGCTCCTCTGCCTTGACCCTCCCATTTTCCGCAGTGCCTGTGTTTGGCCTGAACTGCAGCTTGAATACAGCAACTTTGCGCATCTTGGTACTGCGGAGGGAGGACAGTCTTTCTAGAGATTTTCGTGGCACCGAATAAGTGACACATTTCTAATCTGTGGGGAAAGCCAGATGATAgtttgataaaattattttcatcagcTGCTatccactcttccccaagtaCAGTTTCTCCCTCCTTGCGTAGCAACCTAATTCAATGTTTTGCTCCTTGTTCTACAGTTTCAGTTACTCTTCCCCTCTGTGATGGTCATGGTGGAACAAATCAAAACTCAGAAGGTACAGTAAAATTACAGGTTACTTCTCTTCACAAATTTCCTCTTTAGCTGATAAAGTTCTTTTTGCCCTCATCCCAGACCTTTAGTACTAGGAAAGATTGTGGTTTCAGTAATGGGTGCCCTGTTCCTCCTACTGCTGTGACTACTGAACAGCTGTTTTGCAAATCCATTTACACTGGATTTGACTTTTCATTATCGATATGGTATTAGGTTACTTGCATTATATAATCACAATATATTTCATAGGCTGAGATGCTGCggatgtaattttttcttttctgattctgttttctcccaccgtcaccagaaaaaaaaagaaaggcagaagctAATGTTTTCAGAATCCACAGATTCTTACTTCTTGTTACAGGGAAACTTTTGACAGAAGCTTGGGTGTAGCCACACATGGAAAGCATCTCTGATCACTACGGGGAGTAGGTTGCATCTTGCTTTCTGTAAGGCTTGTGCAGCttattaaagcattttcttgtTAGCTGAAAGGGTAGTGTTAAAGTGTCTGGCAGGTCAGTGCAGATCCAAATAACAGACCTAGTCTaaccacattttctttctgcagattcACGGATGTCAGATATTGGAGACAGTCCACAAACACAGCTGTGGGGGGTTGCCTCCCGTTCGCAGTGCTCTTGAAAAGTATGTCAATACAGCAAAGctattatttcagtcttttgtaGTAACTGGAGTTGGTGTCAAAGCATTTTATCTTACTTGTGGAAACAGTACATGCAAAACAGGCTTCCACGATATAAAAGTAAGAGGAGCATGCTCTGTGTAAACCGTCATAGCCCTCATTATTTATCTGAAGCACACTTAGTGCAGGAATTAAGGCTTTCTCCGTACTTTGGACTTAGGCCTGGGGAACGTTCAAaccctattttttttatttcttttgaggtCTACCTGAACCTGTTATTAGGTTTTGATCCTTCAAAAAGATGACTGTGAGAGAGTGAGTGTTGCTTGGCTTATATGTCCTTCTGGGGGAAGTCAGACTACCTAAGAGATACTTGGGTTCATGTTGAAATGGTAATTGAGTAGAAACAGCAGGACTGGAAGCCACTGCAAACTTACTCATACTCCTAATGTACTGATAGGTCTCTGTGGAGGCGATGTGTATTCAGAGAATACGTTAGTTTAGTTTTGCAAGTGATTGGTCCAcctttctctcttaaaaaaaataaaaagatgtaaTTCCACATGAGCTATTCAGTACTTACCATCTTGCCTAACTGGACTTTACAGAATGGCATAACCGTGAGGTTTGATTACTGTGTGCAAAGGCCTCTCTTTCTCTTGACCTCAGGATTCTGGCAGTGTGTCATGGAGTCATGTATAAGCAGCTGTCTGCCTGGATGCTGCATGGACTGCTACTAGACCAGCATGAAGAGTTCTTTATCAAACAGGGTCCCTCTTCTGGGAACGTCTCTAGCCAACCtgaagaagatgatgatgaCCTAGGAATTGGGGGCCTTACAGGAAAACAGCTACGAGAACTACAGGACCTGGTATGACTATAAGTCATAGCTTGGCATCCTCTGATCCTTAGGGaattgaagaagaaatatattgtCTTTTGCTTCACTGTGGGCTAGACTGGGCACATACTGAGAGCTGGTAGGACAGCAAATCAGAATATTGTTGTAGGGTGTAGCTAGGCGTAAAGGAGAGGAGGTTGTCATTTGGCACAGCTGGATAATCTTGGTGCAGAGCATCCTGTAGTTTGAATCTGTGTAGACACTCATGTTGAGTAACTGGAACCCTGCACTTGACTGATGCTCCTCTGATTCCTTATAGTCAACATTGTGATCTGCTTACCATGAGCACTGGTGGCAGAGTGAGCAGTTGCAGGGGAGAGGGTGCGAGGAGCTTGGGTGTTGACTTGTACCCTTCTGTTGGTAGCTGGGTCGGGTACATCTCTTGCACAACCATTCGTTGCACAAGTGTTGCCTAACAGAGTGATACTACTGACATTGCTGCGGAAAACGTGCTATGTGAGAATCCAGAGGCTGCTACAAGCATGTCCAGGGTGCTGAGTTAAGCCAATGGAGCAACCTGCCGTTGTACTGTGAAATGGAGTGACTCCTCATGCAGATGGCATGCCACTAGAGTCCCCCGTGCAAAGCAGTGGGGTGATCTTCCACACCTTGTGGATCTGAAGAGCGTTGGCATCAGGGACCACTGAGGAGCAACTGCAGCTCTGTAAATTCACGCTCTTGTTTACTGTGAGAAAACATTCATGGGTACCCATGGTGTCAGTGTGCTGCACGCAGCTTGGCTGTGAACATGTAGAGGattcaccccaaaacaccctgtGCTGTGTAGTAGTTAAGCGCCCTGTACAAAAAGGACAAAGTTTGCTAAGGACGGACTACACACAGGCAAAGCCAAAGGAAAACTTTAAAAGGCAGTTACAGAAAAAACTATTATTTCACTGTATTGGACATAGGAAGAGTATGAAAATTGGGTAATCTTATAGATCTATTGCGGAAAATGTAGGCATTAAGAAGACGACACGGAGAGAGCCTAATAACTCTCTTCTTCAGTATTGTTGACTAATAATCTTGGCAATTCTACAGTCAGAGAGTGAAATAAATCCTCAGTCTTTATGGGACAGACTGATAAAATACTTGGGTATTTCCAAATCCAAAAGTGTCAGAAGAATCTTAAGAAAAGAATTCCCAAGCTGTTGATGTCAGTATACAAGCCTGTActgaacaaaatgaagaattctGTCGGTGGCAAATGTTCTCAAAAATTTGTTAGCCCAGTTAGTATTTTTTGGAATTTGGACTAATGAGCCTAATTCTCCAATAACAAGAAAGCCAAATGTAATAATCAGTACTGCTTCTcgaaagaaaatctttcttctgtACTTGGAGCTCTTTataatttactgtattttttaaacaccttttGCAGGAGTTGAGACAACTGTCTAATTTACGCTAGCAAGCCTTCAGATCTTTAGCCTCTTTGCTCACTCATGAAGGAGTTTATGTTGAGCCTATATCACAAGGGTTCTAGCAGTCTTAAACCGCAGTGGGATGGGTGTAGAGAAGGATTATTTTTGGTAATGCTAATTATCATTGTTAGGGCTGCAAAAGAACAAGTATAATGCAGttgcaacaaaaaaatccttttgctgATGTAACATTATCCTTTGGGAGAGCCAATTTACTGCTATTCCACAAAGgtttagtttcttcttttcccgCTTCTGCCACATTCTCTGATGAAAGCATCTTCTCTAGGGAGATGAGCTAGCATACAAGTATAAAGAAGTTTGCAGGCAAATCAGGTTTGCTGCCTTTCTACTTACTTCCAACATACTTGGATTCCCTGTCCTTTACCCCCCCATACCACCTCTTTATACACCTTTTGTATCTGgttttctcactcttttttttttttttgcttgatttcttttccttgtggtCTCTGGCAGCGCTTGATTGAGGAAGAGAACATGTTAGCTCCATCTCTAAAACAGTTTTCCCTGCGAGTGGAAATGCTGCCTTCATACATTCCTGTGCGGGTTGCTGAGAAAATCCTCTTTGTGGGAGAATCTGTACAGATGTTTGAGAATCAAAATGTTAATCTGACCAGAAAAGGTAAGGAACATCTTTCTCGCAGTCTTTGCTCAGCTTTGAGTGACTGATGAGTATCTTccaaaatgttgtattttagaATTCCTCAGCAGTCTCTGACTGCTCTTAGATTAGAGAATTCCTCAGCAGTCTCTTGACTGCTGGCAGATGGTTTGCCAGGACAGAGCGGTGGTCCCAGTGTTCTGCTTCTCATTGATCCCATGGGAGCAGTATAAGAACAGGATTAGTAAATAGTAATAGTTTCCAAACATAGTCTCCATGTTTCAAGTATCAAGTCGCTGTGTGATTTACTCTGGATAAAAATGTGATTGCAAaggttgtgttttcttttccgTTTGCATCCTTGTCAGATGCAGACAGACATGAGGGCACATCTTGCTCCAAGTGAATGTGTTGCAGAGTGGTGTCACAGGGTTAAAATGCCTCCGCAAATATGACAGATTGATACCAAGGTGGCAAGAAAGAGACAATTCCAGCTGATGGTTCTCTTTGAGAGCCTGATAAGTTTGCTTCGGAGATGGTTTTGGAAACATGTTCCTACAGCAATTGTGGAGGAGTGCTGTGGAGGCTCTGACTAGagttttcctctgcaaaaacATTCCTGATTTGAGGGAcattgcaaggaaaaaagaccAATTAAATTGGACTATTAGCTTGCCTTAGGAGAAGCGAGGTGAAAAGAAATTGGTCTTCTGGCTTAATtggttaaaaacaaataaatcaatcCCCAAGGCCACATAGTAGGTTGGTTTGAGGTGAGGTAGGTTAAGTGGAGAACAAAACCAACTGAttaatttgagagaaaaattgTGGGTTCAGAAGTCTAGGTCAGTCCTAGGAAGATGGCTGTCAGTGGCAATTGATGGTGCAGTAAAAGACCTAGCATGTTTTCTGCCGTGCCAAGCATTTATACAGTAACTGTGCTTGCAATAGTAATCTCAAACCTTGGTCCTTGTACTTTGAGGCCTACTCAGCTTCACCTTCCTCACCTGACCCGaggtggtgctgctggagcagcagccttTCTGCCTCACTGCTGGAGGGGATCTGCACTTCTCCAAAGAGTGTTCCTTTTTATTGTCCAGATGCTTTTGTCATTGCTGCACAGGCTCCATCCTGAAAAACCAGGAGGACACttttgcagcagagctgcatcGACTCAAGCAGCAATCGCTCTTTAGTTTGGTGGACTTTGAATCTGTGGTTGACTGGATACGGAGCACTGTTGCCGAGGTGAGGGtcctgggaaggaaaatgacTGTACGGGATGAGGAGCTCTTCAGTTTCATGAATGACTGGGAGAAGAAGGGAGCACTTTGAAATGGGTGTTTGAgcaagtgtgtgtgtgctgcagGTGGCTTTCATGTTCTTATGGGGCTCAGCGCTTCATGTTACCCTAACTTCTAACGACAAAAGGACATTAACGATTACTGTGCACTTTcatgagggaaggaagggaatttttgatgttttggggtttttttttgtttcacttgcaACAGATTCAGAACTTTCCATCATGCTCTCTGCACAATGGATGGTGTCTTGCTGGACAAATTCTTTGCTTTAgcagtctttaatttttttttcattttggggCAGGAAACTTGAGAAGACGGGGAGGTTAGAGAAGTGAGAGCTTCGCTGTAGCTCAGGTGGAACTAATTTCCTAAGAATTTGGTTATTTTTGGCAGAGTTGCTGGTATGCATAAAGACTGTTCTAACTGGTAGCATGGGGTGCTTGCACATGGGATTCTTAGTGTAGCCTCTTGTgctttatataatttttatataggTGCTTTTTAGTATATGTCACAAGTATTTTTAGCTGTTGTTCTCACTGAATGGGTTTAGATAAAACTGAGGGgaggtttcttttgtttgttgttttgtttcctcaCTAGCACCTTTGGAAATTGATGGTGGAAGAATCAGATTTACTAGGCCAGCTGAAGGTAATGTAACTGCTAGCTTGTTCTTGCTAAAGcaacttaatttttgttttctttcttttttaatggcTCTTTCCCTTTTAGCTTTACTGTCTTAGattctgtgctttcttcttttaggtaaagctggttttgttttccaggtctCAAGAATGAGCACAGAGCGATAGAACTTGGTCAGAGACAGAGTTAGAGGGTATGGGTATGTGGCTTCATGGTTTGCATCTTGAAGCAAAGGCAGCGTAGACTTTTTGGGCACTGGATGAAATTCGGAGCTCTCCATAGGTGCTGTGAAATGGCAGAAGTTGTCCAGGcgataataaaaattaatgcagtCAGCTAGAATGTTTGAAATTTCTGCTCAGTTTTTGATACgcttatatataaaaaattgaCCTCCACAGATTATAAAAGACTTCTACCTTTTGGGAAGAGGTGAGCTGTTTCAGGCCTTCATTGACACTGCACAGCACATGTTAAAAACACCACCTACAGCTGTAACCGAACATGGTGAGTGTTGCTTATTCACTTAACCAACTGTCCTCAGTGTGGAAATAGTGAGCCACGCCTACTACAGGAGAGCTCCATCATAGCTTCTGGAATTTGttgttaattttgaaagaacGACACTTGTGAATCAGAATGTCTCACAGAATGTGTGAAAATAACATATTGGAAACGTTTAGATGGCAGGTTTCTCTCTGTGTTTGAAAGTAGAATTaaatgccccatccctcgaAGTGTTCAAtgctgggttggatgggacctggagcagcctgatccagttggaggtgtccctgtctatggcagaggagttggaattagatgatctttaaggtcccttacaagtcaaaccattctgtgattctatgaaaataatggaaatagCATGTCGGTGTTGTCTTTTATGACTGAGCATAAACAGAGTACAAAATTAGCACCAGCTGCATCATCTTGTGTTGATACCTGTGCTCTCGTTGTTAGATGTCAACGTTGCGTTTCAGCAGTCGGCTCATAAGGTGCTGTTAGATGATGACaaccttcttcctctgcttcactTAACCATTGAGTATCATGGAAAGGAGCATAAAGGTATCTACTTGCTTTGTTAGTAGTGAGTTAAGAAGGGAGATGATGACCTTTTTTTCAAGTTCTATGACTTAGCCTTCTCTGaagttaaagaaatattaactttgtttcctttgcagaCCTATGTGATGGTCTAGCCTGCTGTGTCGCTTCTTGTTCTGTTCTtgccctttttcttcctttccatggTTGTCTTGACTGAGAAGACTATTTAATTCAGCatcttatttgttttcagattcTTGTCAGACTCGTGAAGGGCCTTCCCGGGAGTTATCTCCACGTGAAGCCCCCACGTCTGGATGGGCAGCTCTGGGCCTTTCTTACAAAGTTCAGTGGCCACTGCACATTCTCTTTACTCCTGCTGTTCTGGAGAAGTAAGTACTAGGCATGGGCTTTgtatattcatagaatcatagaatagttttggacttcagtaaagcctttgacacagtttctcacagcattctgctgcagaaactgtcagcctctggcctggacaggcgcacactctcctgggttgaaaactggttggatggccgggcccagagagtggtggtcaatggagttaactccagctggaggccagtcacaagtggagttcctcagggctcagtactgggtccagctctgttcaatgtctttatcaatgacctggatgaaggcattgagtgcaccctcagcaagtttgcagatgacactaagctgggaggaagtgtcgacctgctggagggtagggaggctctgcaaagggatctgaacaggctggactgctgggccgagaccaatgggatgaggtttaacaagaccaaatgccgggtcctgcacttggggcacaacaaccctatgcagcgctacagactgggggaagaatggctggagagctgcacagaagagaaggacctgggggtgctggttgacagccgactgaacatgagccagcagtgtgcccaggtggccaagaaggccaatggcatcttggcttgtatcagaaatggggtcaccagcaggtccagggaggttattctccctctgtactcggcactggtgagaccgcacctcgaatactgtgttcagttctgggcccctcaccacaagaaggatgttgaggctctggagcgtgtccagagaagagcaacaaagctggtgagggggctggagaacaagtcttatgaggagcggctgagagagctggggttgtttagccttgagaagaggaggctgaggggagaccttattactctctacaactacctgaaaggaggttgtggagaggagggagctggcctcttctcccaagtgacaggggacaggactagagggaatggcctgaagctccgtcaggggaggttcaggttggatatcagaaaaaaattcttcacagtaagagtcattgggtactggaacaggctgcccagggaggtggtcgagtcgccttccctggaggtgtttaaggaacgggtggatgaagtacttagggacatggtttagggagtgttaggaacggttggactcgatgatccaatgggtcctttccaaccttgtgtgattctgtgattctgtgattctgtgattctgtgattctgtgatagtttgggttggaagggaccttaaagatcatctagttcaaacacccctgccatgggcagggacacgtcccactagatgaggctgcccaaggccccatccaacttggccttgaacacttccagggatggggcagccacaacttacCTGTGGCAGGGCCTTACTACTCTCaccgtgaagaaattcctccttttctctagtctaaatcttcccctctccaatttaaagccattccccctcatcctatcactccatgcctttgtaaatagtccctccctagctttcgCGTAGctgcttcaggtactggaaggtcgctataaggtctccttgcagccttcccttctccaggctgaacaaccccaactctctcagcttgtccttcaatgtgaggtgctccagccctctgatcatctttgtagctctcctctggtcctgttccaacagttccatctccttcttatgttgagaattccagaactggacgcagtactccagctgaggtctcacaagagaggaatagaggggcagaatcccctccctttccctgctggccacgctgcttttaatgcagcccaggacacatttggccttctggcctgcaagtgcacactgccagctcatgaCGAGCTTCTCGCcaatcagcatccccaagtccttctccgcagggctgctctcaatcacatcgttCCCCACCCTGTATTGAAGCCTATAGATATTCATCTATAGGTTTCCTGATCTCAAGTACTCACCACCGtgctcaggttttttttccctctctatGGAGAGAAAGGTAGAGCTATAATACTTTAGCTTTCTCCACGAACCTTAAAATGACTCCTTCCATTTACTTATATTGAGGGTATATGTTGTGGTGACCTTAAAACCTGCAAAATGCTGACAAATCTGCACTGTTTTATGAACAGCACTAATTTGATAAAACATTGTCAGGTCTTTGTTCCTCAGGGCAAAACTAACTTTAGATTTTTGTAGGCCAGTAACCAATATCAGCAGAAATCTGTTACTCTGGAATGAGCCCTCGCCTGTCCTATGCTGTTTGTTTGCATGCAGCCACCTCCTGTTCATTTTTCCAGTCTTACAGTGTTATGTTCTGCAGTATTTGCACCCGAGGAAGCTTAATCTTAAACAATTCCATATTTTTTGACTGTAGGTACAATGTTGTGTTCAAATACCTGCTGAGTGTGCGACGAGTCCAGGCTGAGCTACAGCACTGCTGGGCTCTCCAGATGCAACGCAAACACCTGAAATCTAACAGAACTGATGCCATCAAGTGGCGTTTGAGGGATCACATGGCTTTCCTTGTCGACAATCTTCAGTATTATCTGCAGGTCAGGATTATAGAGAAAAGTAAACTATGTCAATTGGGAACTGGCAGAAATTCATGGAGGGAGCACTGAAGTCCAGGGTTCAGATTCTTTATACCTTAAGGAAATCAACATTTCCTTTGAAACAAGTCTAGAGCTTCCTCTGAGACTTTGTGCTACAATTAGAGAGTTTTTTGACTTATGAATTAGTGAATGTTACTGGAAACAGGAGTTTTGCTCTGCAGTGCTACTAAGCCGTTGTGAGAATCCACAGTCATCTCTGAAGCAGCATCATTAAGATGGTATCCTGGCTTTTTGCCTTGCCCCTTAAGTGAATTCCAGTTTGAGTCAGGTGACAATTGAAAGAAGCCATATTCTGACCATTTGACGTTAAAAGAGACTTTCCAAATGTAAATGCTGGTTACTAGTAGAACGATTTGGTGAGAATTGCGTGTCATTTTATTAATAGCCATAACCATTAGGGGCTGGCTTTCACGGATTCTCCAGAGTCAtctggctgagctgctgcagcctctgccctgAGATTCCAGATAGTATCTCCTAGTGTGAAATTCGGAGATGACTACAATCGGATACCCTTGTTTACATGCTAGCTATGTAGTTTTTCAATAGTTAATCTTGAAGAAAATGACCATTTCCCTTTCTAGAGTCACAGAGTGATatgggtaggaagggacctttaaagcccatccagtccagccccccatgcatgagcagggacatctttaactcagtcaggttgctcagggcctcGTCCAGCCGGACCTGGAGTTGTtcccagggatgaggcatccaacacctctctgggcaacctatgccactgtctcaccacccccagcataaaacatttcttccttatatcttgTCTGAAGCTCCCCTCTTTTAGTGCAAAACTGTTAGCCCTTGgcctattgctacaggccctgctaaacGTTTGCTGAATGAACAATCCatgctctcagcctttccttacaGGAGAGGggttccagcccttggatcatttttgtggc contains these protein-coding regions:
- the TUBGCP4 gene encoding gamma-tubulin complex component 4 isoform X2, whose amino-acid sequence is MIHELLLALSGYPGAVFTWSKRGGLQVSQELPFLHPSETSVLNRLCRLGTDYIRFAEFVEQYTGHVQQQDHHPSQPNQSGLHGIYLRAFCTGLDSVLQPYRQALLDLEQEFLADPHLSISHVNYSLDQFQLLFPSVMVMVEQIKTQKIHGCQILETVHKHSCGGLPPVRSALEKILAVCHGVMYKQLSAWMLHGLLLDQHEEFFIKQGPSSGNVSSQPEEDDDDLGIGGLTGKQLRELQDLRLIEEENMLAPSLKQFSLRVEMLPSYIPVRVAEKILFVGESVQMFENQNVNLTRKGSILKNQEDTFAAELHRLKQQSLFSLVDFESVVDWIRSTVAEHLWKLMVEESDLLGQLKIIKDFYLLGRGELFQAFIDTAQHMLKTPPTAVTEHDVNVAFQQSAHKVLLDDDNLLPLLHLTIEYHGKEHKDSCQTREGPSRELSPREAPTSGWAALGLSYKVQWPLHILFTPAVLEKYNVVFKYLLSVRRVQAELQHCWALQMQRKHLKSNRTDAIKWRLRDHMAFLVDNLQYYLQVDVLESQFSQLLQQINATRDFESIRLAHDHFLSNLLAQSFILLKPVFHCLNEILDLCHSFCSLVSQNLGPLDERGAAQLSILAKGFSRQSSLLFKILSSVRNHQINSDLAQLLLRLDYNKYYTQAGGTLGSFGV
- the TUBGCP4 gene encoding gamma-tubulin complex component 4 isoform X1, encoding MIHELLLALSGYPGAVFTWSKRGGLQVSQELPFLHPSETSVLNRLCRLGTDYIRFAEFVEQYTGHVQQQDHHPSQPNQSGLHGIYLRAFCTGLDSVLQPYRQALLDLEQEFLADPHLSISHVNYSLDQFQLLFPSVMVMVEQIKTQKIHGCQILETVHKHSCGGLPPVRSALEKILAVCHGVMYKQLSAWMLHGLLLDQHEEFFIKQGPSSGNVSSQPEEDDDDLGIGGLTGKQLRELQDLRLIEEENMLAPSLKQFSLRVEMLPSYIPVRVAEKILFVGESVQMFENQNVNLTRKGSILKNQEDTFAAELHRLKQQSLFSLVDFESVVDWIRSTVAEHLWKLMVEESDLLGQLKIIKDFYLLGRGELFQAFIDTAQHMLKTPPTAVTEHDVNVAFQQSAHKVLLDDDNLLPLLHLTIEYHGKEHKDSCQTREGPSRELSPREAPTSGWAALGLSYKVQWPLHILFTPAVLEKYNVVFKYLLSVRRVQAELQHCWALQMQRKHLKSNRTDAIKWRLRDHMAFLVDNLQYYLQVDVLESQFSQLLQQINATRDFESIRLAHDHFLSNLLAQSFILLKPVFHCLNEILDLCHSFCSLVSQNLGPLDERGAAQLSILAKFWGLSTKAFSSGCDQEHIKQRRLVFSESLHPTEFFFRGEPLFWMELAGSATY
- the TUBGCP4 gene encoding gamma-tubulin complex component 4 isoform X3, with the translated sequence MIHELLLALSGYPGAVFTWSKRGGLQVSQELPFLHPSETSVLNRLCRLGTDYIRFAEFVEQYTGHVQQQDHHPSQPNQSGLHGIYLRAFCTGLDSVLQPYRQALLDLEQEFLADPHLSISHVNYSLDQFQLLFPSVMVMVEQIKTQKIHGCQILETVHKHSCGGLPPVRSALEKILAVCHGVMYKQLSAWMLHGLLLDQHEEFFIKQGPSSGNVSSQPEEDDDDLGIGGLTGKQLRELQDLRLIEEENMLAPSLKQFSLRVEMLPSYIPVRVAEKILFVGESVQMFENQNVNLTRKGSILKNQEDTFAAELHRLKQQSLFSLVDFESVVDWIRSTVAEIIKDFYLLGRGELFQAFIDTAQHMLKTPPTAVTEHDVNVAFQQSAHKVLLDDDNLLPLLHLTIEYHGKEHKDSCQTREGPSRELSPREAPTSGWAALGLSYKVQWPLHILFTPAVLEKYNVVFKYLLSVRRVQAELQHCWALQMQRKHLKSNRTDAIKWRLRDHMAFLVDNLQYYLQVDVLESQFSQLLQQINATRDFESIRLAHDHFLSNLLAQSFILLKPVFHCLNEILDLCHSFCSLVSQNLGPLDERGAAQLSILAKFWGLSTKAFSSGCDQEHIKQRRLVFSESLHPTEFFFRGEPLFWMELAGSATY